The following are from one region of the Corylus avellana chromosome ca1, CavTom2PMs-1.0 genome:
- the LOC132178284 gene encoding putative disease resistance protein RGA3: MNTVSTIKAVLLDAEHKQANNPILRIWLETLDDSFYDADDLLDAISTDALQREILTRDKKAKKVRIFFSKSNQLISRFKVAHKIKAKIKAIRKRLDEIYYEGQRFNLDVRKDEETRVSNSWRDSDVISFVHPTTVIGREDDKKAVIDLLMNSNVEDNVLILPIVGIGVLGKTILAKFVYNDHQIVEHFELRMWVYVSYSFHVTNIVKVILESATYTIQPAVEMNTLVGQLKEIIGGKKYFLVLDDVWNEDHEKWSELKEVLMGGARGSRILVTTRSEIVARTIRQESVAGIIGTVKSYSLKGLDEDASWYLFKQRAFKIGQEPENSIIVRLGKEIVQKCLSVPLVISTIAGLLYSINSEKELLFVKKNGLSRISQNKNDILPTLKLSYDHLPSHLKHCFTYCSLFLKDYMIDKSTLIKLWIAQGFVKLSDQNRCLEDVCDEYFMDLLWRSFFQEPVMDEFGNIIGCRIHSLMHDLAITVAGSSFITTIDDNYRIIDAKTRHVSFGCDRNISSMLPTLLDKASRVRTFFQLDGDCIGAEIDYGTIFSSFNSLHVLVLHTSDVESVPISIGKLKRLTYLDLSRHYNINKLPDSITMLPNLQTLRLSNCGSLKELPRDIKKLINLRNLEIDECYGLTYMPRGLGQLTNLQNLSRFVVNSSQSDSGGLDELRRLNNLRGKLVIENLEHNGKSVAVEYEAANLKEKHRLDALHLWWSSQGDVIDSGVANVEAEGLRPHTNLKYLRLGKYRGSRLPSWFLSLESLVRFELYWCKECQYLPPLSQLPSLKYLLLIGLDAMEYISDGGASDEKIPFLPFLKEISLSGCRNLKGWWKMDSSMEVNSDSHNSAEITEHRLLLSFPHLSTLSISFCPKLTSMPMFPHVEEKLILSNASSKPLQQTMMMNMAALQSPTSTATTSSSSIPLSKLKYMELNSIADLEALPEEWLQNLTSLEFLKIGSCSRLKSLPSERQHATTLQKIEISDCVSLTAIPEWIRNCNT, translated from the coding sequence ATGAACACCGTTTCAACAATCAAAGCTGTGCTTCTGGATGCTGAGCATAAACAGGCTAACAACCCTATACTTAGAATTTGGCTCGAAACGCTAGATGATTCCTTTTATGATGCGGATGACTTGCTGGATGCTATTTCCACGGATGCTCTACAAAGGGAAATATTGACCCGTGATAAGAAGGCAAAAAAGGTAcgcattttcttttccaaatcaaaCCAACTTATCTCTCGTTTTAAAGTGGCCCATAAGATTAAGGCCAAGATTAAGGCCATCAGAAAGAGGTTAGATGAAATCTACTACGAAGGGCAGAGGTTCAACTTGGATGTACGCAAGGATGAAGAGACACGAGTCAGTAACAGTTGGAGGGATAGTGACGTTATTTCGTTTGTACATCCGACAACAGTTATTGGTCGAGAGGATGATAAGAAGGCTGTTATAGACCTTCTGATGAACTCCAACGTTGAAGACAATGTTTTAATCCTTCCAATTGTTGGCATCGGTGTATTGGGAAAGACTATACTCGCTAAATTCGTATACAATGATCACCAAATCGTTGAACATTTTGAGCTCAGAATGTGGGTGTATGTCTCTTATTCCTTCCATGTTACAAATATTGTTAAAGTAATCTTAGAATCTGCCACATACACGATACAACCGGCTGTTGAAATGAATACACTGGTAGGTCAACTTAAGGAAATAATCGGTGGAAAGAAATACTTCCTCGTGTTGGATGATGTGTGGAATGAGGATCATGAAAAATGGTCTGAATTGAAAGAAGTGCTGATGGGTGGTGCAAGGGGCAGTAGAATATTAGTGACAACCCGCAGTGAAATCGTTGCAAGGACCATCCGCCAGGAAAGCGTTGCAGGGATTATTGGGACTGTTAAATCATATTCCTTGAAAGGTTTAGATGAAGATGCGTCATGGTATTTATTTAAGCAAAGGGCATTTAAGATAGGACAAGAGCCGGAGAATTCAATCATTGTCAGACTTGGGAAGGAGATCGTACAAAAGTGTTTAAGTGTCCCTCTGGTCATAAGTACAATTGCAGGTTTACTGTACTCCATAAATTCAGAAAAAGAGTTGTTGtttgtgaagaaaaatggaCTCTCAAGAATATCTCAGAATAAAAATGACATCTTACCAACTTTGAAGCTAAGTTATGATCATCTCCCTTCACATTTAAAGCACTGCTTTACTTATTGTAGTTTGTTTCTGAAGGATTACATGATTGATAAATCAACATTGATTAAGCTTTGGATAGCACAAGGGTTTGTCAAGCTATCGGATCAAAACCGATGCTTGGAAGATGTTTGTGAtgagtattttatggatttactATGGAGATCATTCTTTCAAGAACCTGTAATGGATGAGTTTGGTAACATAATTGGATGCAGAATACATAGCCTCATGCATGATCTTGCCATAACAGTGGCAGGATCGTCGTTCATCACCACAATAGATGATAATTATAGAATCATTGATGCAAAAACTCGTCATGTATCATTTGGTTGTGATAGAAATATTTCATCTATGCTCCCAACTTTATTGGATAAAGCAAGTAGGGTTCGGACATTTTTTCAACTCGATGGTGATTGCATTGGGGCAGAGATTGATTATGGcacaattttttcaagtttcaattcCCTGCACGTGTTGGTTCTGCATACAAGCGATGTTGAGTCTGTGCCAATCTCTATTGGGAAGTTGAAGCGTTTAACCTATCTTGATCTTTCTAGACACTACAATATCAATAAGCTGCCTGATTCTATAACTATGTTACCAAATTTGCAAACATTAAGACTCTCCAACTGTGGGTCGCTCAAAGAATTGCCGAGAGACATTAAAAAACTGATCAATCTCAGGAATCTTGAGATCGATGAATGTTATGGTTTGACTTATATGCCACGTGGATTGGGGCAACTGACTAATCTTCAGAACTTATCAAGATTTGTGGTCAACTCCAGCCAGAGTGATAGCGGTGGGTTAGATGAACTAAGGAGACTAAATAACCTGAGAGGAAAGTTAGTGATTGAAAATCTGGAACATAATGGGAAAAGTGTTGCGGTAGAATATGAGGCTGCAAATCTAAAGGAGAAACATCGTCTTGATGCTTTGCATTTATGGTGGAGTAGTCAAGGAGATGTCATTGATTCGGGCGTTGCTAATGTTGAAGCGGAAGGCTTGCGACCACACACAAATCTGAAATATCTTCGTTTAGGGAAGTATCGGGGTTCAAGGCTTCCGAGTTGGTTTTTGTCACTCGAAAGTCTTGTTAGATTTGAATTATATTGGTGTAAGGAATGCCAATATTTGCCACCATTGAGTCAACTGCCTTCTCTCAAGTATCTTCTTCTTATAGGTTTGGATGCTATGGAGTACATATCAGATGGTGGTGCTAGCGATGAGAAAATACCGTTTCTCCCATTCCTAAAAGAAATCAGTCTCTCAGGTTGCCGTAATCTCAAGGGGTGGTGGAAAATGGATTCTTCTATGGAGGTCAATAGTGATAGTCATAATTCTGCTGAAATAACGGAGCATCGTTTACTCCTTTCATTTCCTCATCTTTCAACATTATCCATCTCATTTTGCCCCAAGTTGACTTCCATGCCAATGTTTCCACATGTTGAAGAAAAGTTGATCCTGTCCAATGCTAGCTCGAAGCCACTGCAACAGACTATGATGATGAATATGGCAGCACTGCAAAGCCCAACGTCAACAGCAACAACCTCCTCTTCATCCATTCCTCTCTCGAAATTGAAGTATATGGAACTGAATTCCATTGCAGATCTAGAAGCTCTGCCAGAGGAGTGGTTGCAGAACCTCACTTCTCTCGAGTT
- the LOC132171778 gene encoding putative disease resistance protein RGA3, which translates to MNTVSTIKAVLLDAEHKQANNPILRIWLETLDDSFYDADDLLDAISTDALQREILTRDKKAKKVRIFFSKSNQLISRFKVAHKIKAKIKAIRKRLDEIYYEGQRFNLDVRKDEETRVSNSWRDSDVISFVHPTTVIGREDDKKAVIDLLMNSNVEDNVLILPIVGIGVLGKTILAKFVYNDHQIVEHFELRMWVYVSYSFHVTNIVKVILESATYTIQPAVEMNTLVGQLKEIIGGKKYFLVLDDVWNEDHEKWSELKEVLMGGARGSRILVTTRSEIVARTIRQESVAGIIGTVKSYSLKGLDEDASWYLFKQRAFKIGQEPENSIIVRLGKEIVQKCLSVPLVISTIAGLLYSINSEKELLFVKKNGLSRISQNKNDILPTLKLSYDHLPSHLKHCFTYCSLFLKDYMIDKSTLIKLWIAQGFVKLSDQNRCLEDVCDEYFMDLLWRSFFQEPVMDEFDDKAEETLLKFIEKIQAVPGHEE; encoded by the exons ATGAACACCGTTTCAACAATCAAAGCTGTGCTTCTGGATGCTGAGCATAAACAGGCTAACAACCCTATACTTAGAATTTGGCTCGAAACGCTAGATGATTCCTTTTATGATGCGGATGACTTGCTGGATGCTATTTCCACGGATGCTCTACAAAGGGAAATATTGACCCGTGATAAGAAGGCAAAAAAGGTAcgcattttcttttccaaatcaaaCCAACTTATCTCTCGTTTTAAAGTGGCCCATAAGATTAAGGCCAAGATTAAGGCCATCAGAAAGAGGTTAGATGAAATCTACTACGAAGGGCAGAGGTTCAACTTGGATGTACGCAAGGATGAAGAGACACGAGTCAGTAACAGTTGGAGGGATAGTGACGTTATTTCGTTTGTACATCCGACAACAGTTATTGGTCGAGAGGATGATAAGAAGGCTGTTATAGACCTTCTGATGAACTCCAACGTTGAAGACAATGTTTTAATCCTTCCAATTGTTGGCATCGGTGTATTGGGAAAGACTATACTCGCTAAATTCGTATACAATGATCACCAAATCGTTGAACATTTTGAGCTCAGAATGTGGGTGTATGTCTCTTATTCCTTCCATGTTACAAATATTGTTAAAGTAATCTTAGAATCTGCCACATACACGATACAACCGGCTGTTGAAATGAATACACTGGTAGGTCAACTTAAGGAAATAATCGGTGGAAAGAAATACTTCCTCGTGTTGGATGATGTGTGGAATGAGGATCATGAAAAATGGTCTGAATTGAAAGAAGTGCTGATGGGTGGTGCAAGGGGCAGTAGAATATTAGTGACAACCCGCAGTGAAATCGTTGCAAGGACCATCCGCCAGGAAAGCGTTGCAGGGATTATTGGGACTGTTAAATCATATTCCTTGAAAGGTTTAGATGAAGATGCGTCATGGTATTTATTTAAGCAAAGGGCATTTAAGATAGGACAAGAGCCGGAGAATTCAATCATTGTCAGACTTGGGAAGGAGATCGTACAAAAGTGTTTAAGTGTCCCTCTGGTCATAAGTACAATTGCAGGTTTACTGTACTCCATAAATTCAGAAAAAGAGTTGTTGtttgtgaagaaaaatggaCTCTCAAGAATATCTCAGAATAAAAATGACATCTTACCAACTTTGAAGCTAAGTTATGATCATCTCCCTTCACATTTAAAGCACTGCTTTACTTATTGTAGTTTGTTTCTGAAGGATTACATGATTGATAAATCAACATTGATTAAGCTTTGGATAGCACAAGGGTTTGTCAAGCTATCGGATCAAAACCGATGCTTGGAAGATGTTTGTGAtgagtattttatggatttactATGGAGATCATTCTTTCAAGAACCTGTAATGGATGAGTTTG ATGATAAGGCCGAGGAAACATTGCTCAAGttcattgagaagattcaagcGGTGCCGGGACACGAAGAATAG